In Miscanthus floridulus cultivar M001 chromosome 8, ASM1932011v1, whole genome shotgun sequence, the sequence CTGACCCTCGCTGTGCAAGGCATGCAACGTCAGCTGGGGGAGGTCTCTCTGCGATTGACGGCCGTCGAAGGCTGCCCCAGTCCATCGGCGACACCACCCCTTCCATACTCCCAGCCTCTACTCCTTGGCATGCCGGGGTATGGTTGATCTCAGAGATTTTGCCTTCATCGTCGCTCTCATCGGCCGAGTCGGTGCATCCATCATCCGGCGTGCCGACTGCTACTTCTGGCGTCGTGGTATCGTAGCCACCGGTGACGGGCCTGCCGATCCAATCTATCCCGTTCCCGCATTCGCTGTTGCCACTGCCGTCGATGTCGGCCATCCTGAACGGCGTCGTCATGTCCTCCGCTACTGTGGTACATACACCACCGCACCGGCCACATCCGCATCCTGTTCATGAAGACCATGGGGAGAGCGCTGGAGTTCCCAAATTCCACAAGCTTACTTTTCCTACTTATGACGGCAAAGAAGACCCTCTTGGTTGGCTGAACCGCTGTGAGGCGTTCTTCCGCGGCCAGCTCACCCGGGAGGCGAACAAAGTCTGGCTAGCTTCGTTTCACATGACCGGCGATGCTCAACAGTGGTACTACATCATGGAGCGCGACACTGGCCGGCTGTCATGGGACGCCTTCCGGCTTCTATGTCATTAGCGCTTTGGGCTGGCCTTGTCCACCAACCACCTGGCGGACCTCGCTCGCCTTCCCTTCACCACCAACATCGACTCCTACAtgtcggcgttccaggcgcggttAGCGCATGCCGGCCGCTTGGATCCGGTCCAACAAGCGTAGCTGTTCATAGGGGGGCTCCCTGAATACATCCGCGTCGACGTTGAGCTTCATGAGCCCCAGGATCTGCACCGTGCCATGCGCCTGGCATAGGCCTATGAGCGCCGCAACGCGCCATCGAAACTTGCTCTTCTAGCCCTGTTGAACAGACCGTCTCACCGCACGGGCCAGGGACAGCCGGCCTTGCCTCCTCCCGGAGGTGCATCATCACAGGCTGCCTCATCCTCACAACCTCCGGCGCGGGCCTTCAAGTTCCTCACCCCGGCGGAGATGTCAGAACGCCGCAAGCTGGGGTTGTGCTACAATTGTGATGAACCGTACGTCCAGGGCCATAAGTGTGCGCGCCTCTTTTATTTGGAAGCTGCTGATTATATTGTTCAAGAACCTGAGACGGATGATGAAGAGGACCAGACCCAACCTACGGGCCAAGAAACTCCCACAATCTCCCTGTCAGCTATCGCCGAGATCCGGACTAAAGACACCATGCAGGTGTGTGTTCAGATTGGGGACATACAGTGTGTGGCCTTGCTGGACTTAGGATCGACTCACACGTTCGTCAGTGGGGACATAGCTCGGCGCGTTGGCATACACTTCGAACCATGCCCGGGTACCGACGTCGTCGTGGCCAATGGTGACCGCGTTGCTTGTCGCGGCCTTGCCCACGACGTGGGCATTCGGATTGCAGACGAGGTCTTCTCAGTTGATTGCGACACAATTCCTATGGATAAGTGGGACATGGTCCTCAGTGTCAACTTCTTGCGCATGATGGGACCGATTCTATGGGACTTCGATGACCTTTGTATGGCATTCACCAGAGGAGGCAAGCGAGTGTTTTGGTGTGGCATCAGTTCTACTCGGTGGGATGTGCAGTCTACACGCCGCCTCAATGCACTCCAGGGAGTCATGGCTAGTACAGACACTCCTCTGTTGGACAAGCTGCTCTTGTCCTTTGACGATCTCTTCGCCACACCTAAAGGCTTACCCCCCGCTCGTGCCTGTGATCACTGCATACATCTTCTCCCAAACACGCCTCCGGTGGCTGTGCGACCATATCGATATCCCCAGCTCTAGAAGGATGAGCTAGAGTCACAGCGTGCCACGATGCTGTAGCAGGGCATGATCCGTCCAAGTACAGCAGCGTTCTCCGCTTTGGTACTCCTCGTCAAGAAGCACGATGGACCGTGGCGCTTTTGTGTTGATTACCACGCTCTGAACAAGGTCACCGTCAAGGACAAGTTCCCTATTCCCATAGTTGAGGAGCTGATTGATGAATTACAAGGGGCACGATTCTTTAAGTTGGATCTGCGATCGGGCTATCATCAAGTCCGTATGCATGCAGCGGACATAGAGAAGACGACATTCCGCACTCAT encodes:
- the LOC136469207 gene encoding uncharacterized protein, whose protein sequence is MSAILNGVVMSSATVVHTPPHRPHPHPVHEDHGESAGVPKFHKLTFPTYDGKEDPLGWLNRCEAFFRGQLTREANKVWLASFHMTGDAQQWYYIMERDTGRLSWDAFRLLCH